Proteins found in one Choloepus didactylus isolate mChoDid1 chromosome 3, mChoDid1.pri, whole genome shotgun sequence genomic segment:
- the TIFA gene encoding TRAF-interacting protein with FHA domain-containing protein A, whose translation MSNFEDADTEETLTCLRMTVYHPGQLQSGIFQSIRFYNREKLPSSEVVKFGRNSNICRYTFQDKQVSRVQFALQLFKQFDSSVLSFEIKNMSKKTGLIVDNKELGYLNKMDLPYKCMVRFGEYQFLIEKEDGESLEFFETQFMLSPRSLSQENWPLQKPIPENGDYSPCCVQNTFPTEMDENEL comes from the coding sequence ATGTCCAATTTCGAAGATGCTGACACGGAAGAGACACTAACTTGTCTCCGGATGACTGTTTACCATCCTGGACAGTTGCAAAGTGGAATATTTCAATCCATAAGATTTTATAACCGAGAGAAACTCCCCTCCAGTGAAGTGGTAAAATTTGGGCGAAATTCCAACATTTGTCGTTACACCTTTCAAGACAAACAGGTTTCCCGAGTTCAATTTGCTTTGCAGCTATTCAAACAGTTTGATAGCTCAGTTCtctcttttgaaattaaaaatatgagtaaGAAGACCGGTCTGATTGTGGACAACAAGGAGCTGGGCTACCTAAATAAAATGGATCTGCCATACAAGTGCATGGTCAGATTTGGTGAGTATCAGTTCCTGATAGAGAAGGAAGATGGAGAGTCACTGGAGTTTTTTGAGACTCAATTTATGTTGTCTCCAAGATCCCTCTCACAAGAAAACTGGCCACTGCAGAAGCCCATACCTGAGAATGGCGATTATTCACCCTGTTGTGTCCAAAACACTTTTCCCACAGAAATGGATGAAAATGAATTATGA